GTATTCTCGGCTGGATTCCTAAAGACTCCATTAGACTTAGTGCTCAAACTAGCCGAACCGTAAGTGTATTTTTGATAGTGCTTATGGCAGCGTTAATTGTCCCAATTTTTTATCTGGTAATACACGCCACTAATTACCTTGGCATTTTTTGGCCTATTACCTATCTTGTTATAGTTTTGGTTTTACGTTATATCCTCCACAAAACAGGGATTGATAAAACTCTCTCCGCATCTTCTCAAAGTGGCGTATTTGGTAAGGTACGAAGAGTACAAATTGTTGTTGGTTCTGGGCTACTTGTCGCCTTCGGAACTGTCTTTGCTGCAAGGTTAATCATAGGTCCGTTGTCACTTTACTTTCTCATACCATTCATCCTTCTAGCTATCGTTGGAGCTCTCATCGGCGATAGCATCTGGAAGGCTTTTCAAAAGCGCAGTTTAAAGGATGACTCAAAATGGCCCTGAAGAAAGGTATAGAGAACCGTGTCAGAGGTTGGATTCCCAAGGAACCAAACATGCCAAGCCGCCCCGCAACTATCAGCCCTGAAAATAAACCTAACCACAGAAATAGACTTCCAAAGGGTGAAGTTAGAAGGATGCTGGTGTGGACGGTGATGGTTTTTGGTTTTGTGTTTGCATCCATTGGGTATCTTCACGGAGGCAACGCCTTAGGTGCGCTCTTTCTTTGGTTTGCATGCGTAGTCGGGGTCTCTTTGGTACTGGATGCGTCGGTGCAGTTTGGCAAAGAGTTTAACCCCAAGCTTGTGATGGGGATACTGCTTATGGTCATCAATTTAGGCGGCGCGCTGGCCGGTCTATATGTCTTTTCTTTGCCTTCAAACTTCTTTGCACGAGCCTTTTCGGTTGTGATGATGGCGGTGGCTCAGGTGCCGATGTTGATTGCAGTGATAGCCTATGTTTGGGGCAAAAAAGAACTCTCCAAAAAACTTCTCGACTGGTACTCTGGACGGCGGTAATTAAGTAATTTAAAGATAGAACAGCATCGAGTGATATGTCAAAAATATCGAATATTCGAGAAAAAAGAAAGAGATTTTAGACTTGTTAAGGTGGACATGGCTTGCTAGAAGTGGAATATCGCTTACTTATGAACAACCATCCTATTAGAAAGCCTAATCCTCCCGCAAGAGAAAGAGCAATAGAGGCAGAAGCAGTTGAACCACCTATAAGGTACAGTATCAGACTTATGATAACGAAACTTGAAAAGCCTAATGACCCAATTAATACACGCATTTTTGTATTCATCTAGTTCACCTTCTTTTGTCTTAATACAAATAAAAAAAGAGGGGGTTAATATTTTTTAGATTTGACAACATAGCCAATCGCATCCTGGACTGCAACCATATATGCCTATTACATAGCATAAGCCAGCACATGCACCACCGCAACCAATTGCACAAGCAGCGCACATCCAACAAGCCCATATAGTAACGCATCCAGCGCAAGGAGCAGCACAAGCGGCAGCACAGATAACCACACAACCTGCCCCACAACCGATGGCGCATACAAATGGGCATATCAGAAGACAAAGCCAGTCGCCACATGCATCTCTTAATGTTGCCGAACTTTCTATGATTTCTTTGTCATATTCGGGTAATTGGTTCTTTACCAGTTTAGAGAGGTCCTTTGTAGCAGCCTGCATTATGCTATAACTACTGGCTAACTGTGTTAGGTTTTCTTCTTGGCTTTTGCTATAGAGTTTAGCCATTTGCTTTTCAACTTTACTTAACGTCGAATAATGTTCCGACAAAGTAACTGTCGAATTAAACTCTACATACTCATAGGAACTAAGCCCTGTGTCAGTAGTTGGGGTATATGTAACAGATGTAGAGCAGCTTTGGTAAATCTCTGCATCAAGAGGGTTGACTCTTGACGAAATAGTCAAGTTGTAATCTTCAGTAAAAACATTGTATTGCATTCTATAATATTCAAGTGAGGAATTCTCTGAGGTTACCTGTGTGAGAACATACCAGCCTGTTGTATTGGAGTTGGCTGTTGTTTCAGCGTAGTTCCAAAGTAGTGTCTCAGCAATAGTCACTTGAGTAGTTGTTCCGTTGATATCATACGTCGCAAGAACTTCTACATAAGTGTCATTTTGTTGCAATATCGTATAATCGGGATTTGTTGGTTCGAGCGATCCAGTACTGTTTGAACATGTTTGGTTTTGACAAGATGTGCAATTTGTCTGTGCCTGGTAGAGCAACAGTGGTTCTATTTCCATCGAAGGCTTGCCATTACCTGTAGCGTCAACTGTTACATGATGATAGCTTGTTGCAATCGAGTAATCTGCGTCCATCCATGCGGTTATACCCCCTACCATGTTGTATACCTTAGTAAAACCGTGGTCGGCAAGGATTTGACTAGCAGGTGCACTTCTTGAACCGGCAGCACAGTAAACGATTATCTTGTTATTTTGATCTGCTGCCAATTCACCGATTCTATTCTCGAGTTCATGTAAGGGTATCAAAACAGCATTGTTAAGGTGACCTAAGTTGTATTCGCTTTCATTCCTAACATCTAAAATCAGGATGTTTGGGGTATGCTTTATCAGATGTTTTGCTTGTTGAACTGTAATATCCTGAGGATTTGATTGAGGACAGGCTATAGCGGGTTGTACTAGAACAAAAGTGGATAGCAGTATAGCGGTGAGAATAAGGCAAATAACCGGTTTTTTCCTTTCCATTTTTTCACCTCCATAATCAAGTCATTTCTTACTAGGCAAGAGGTAGTTAATTCTACGTTTTAGGACGATTTGGGACAAAAATTTTTGTCGAAAGTCTTTAAATCGATTAATTGTCAATAAAAACTGTTATGACATCAGGTGTTGAGTTCCTTTACAAGATTCTTAAGGACGAAACACGGCGAAAAATAGTGCTTCTTATAAACGAGAAACAGGCTCTGAGTCATACCGAACTCATAAATCAACTGGGTTTTCTAACCACTGGACGACTCAACTACCACCTTAAACAACTAAACGATTTATTAACCAAAGATGCAGAGGGCAGATATACCTTAACAGAGAAAGGTAAACTCGCCACCCGCCTGCTAATAGAGTTTCCCGACCAAAACCGCCATCAGATGGGGCTAAAACCGAAATGGTGGAAAAAATTCTGGATCGCAATAGGCACTTCGGCCATATTACTTACAAGCATTAATTTGATTGTATATGTCCTTGGCTATGTAAGTCTCACTTTGTTGCTGCAAAGTTTTTTGGTTTTCTTTGCATTGATAGGCACGCTCTATATGGTGGAGCACATCACCGTTGAGGTTCTTTCGGAAAAAAACCGCTCCAGACTATTGCATATTAGTAACTTCTCTAGAGGCATCGTGGTGGGTTTTCTTCTATGGCTCGCCTTATCCTTTATAGTGGTTTATAGCGGGTTTAGCCAGTTGATTTACGATGTGCTGGGGCGAGAATTAGAAATCTGCATAACTCTCTCAAGTCTCGTATTGTGTCTGGTTATCGGCACTTTTGTTGGGAAGTGGCTGGCAAGCAGGTTCTATCAAACATTCTAGCTTTCTAACCGCTACATGAAGCGGAAAAAGGTCATTTCACGCTATCCAATTTACGCCTCATTTTCCTTTACATGAAAGGAGCAGGCGTGCCTCTGCATGGTACGCCAAAGCACCCAGCTTTTGCTCTTCTTCCCGTCGGGGGAGTAGACATCTGTGACTCGGAAGAGATGCAAGGGCACAGAACTGAAAGTGTTTAGTGGCCGAGAGGCTGCCCTAAACTTTGTAATCTTTCTGGTTCTCTACCCAGAGGGCAAACTTTTGGCAAGTTATGACATATTCAGAGAGGTTAGAGCGGTCAAAGGCTTCAGATGCAAAGGAAGACAAAACATTGACCGGCGACTGAAGGCTCTTTTCAAGCAGCGCTGGCTAGAAGTAGGCGGCACAAGAACTATACGTGCACATTTTTCTGATTCACCGCTCTATGGGTTGAGTGTCAGGGGAAGGGCTGCTTTTGAGTTAAGAAAAAAGAACCTGAATATCTTTCTTCAAATAGCCCCCGAAGACCAGCTCCAAAAGCTAATAGATGCACTAAAGATGTATCCGTAACAGAATAGTCTCGTTACTGTCCCCTACAACGAGATGATCTCGTTGTGTCGATGGATAGTTTTTACGTTCAGCCTGAGAGTTGGTCAAGGTGAAAAAGGCTTGGTTAAACCCCAAAAAGTAACCGTGCAAGAAATCATCGCTGACATCGGCGCCATTCTAAACAAAATCAACCTTGTACTAAACGACCATGAGCAGAGACTGCAACTTATCGAAGAGTTGGACCTGAAATCTGAGCTTGAACTACTAAAAAACCGAATTCTAACGATTTCTGACCAGCAGAAGCAGGCAAAGGCTTTGCAGGCATTCAAGAATCTGTGCGATACACTTGGAATCTCGGATTTAGACGTTGTCAAATCATAGGTTTGCTGGGTGGGAGGGAATGGCTGTACTTACATCAAACGTGATACAACCCCCAGGCAGCATTGGAGGCACAAACTGTAAGTCATCCCTGAAAGGGGA
This DNA window, taken from Candidatus Bathyarchaeota archaeon, encodes the following:
- a CDS encoding rhodanese-like domain-containing protein; translation: MERKKPVICLILTAILLSTFVLVQPAIACPQSNPQDITVQQAKHLIKHTPNILILDVRNESEYNLGHLNNAVLIPLHELENRIGELAADQNNKIIVYCAAGSRSAPASQILADHGFTKVYNMVGGITAWMDADYSIATSYHHVTVDATGNGKPSMEIEPLLLYQAQTNCTSCQNQTCSNSTGSLEPTNPDYTILQQNDTYVEVLATYDINGTTTQVTIAETLLWNYAETTANSNTTGWYVLTQVTSENSSLEYYRMQYNVFTEDYNLTISSRVNPLDAEIYQSCSTSVTYTPTTDTGLSSYEYVEFNSTVTLSEHYSTLSKVEKQMAKLYSKSQEENLTQLASSYSIMQAATKDLSKLVKNQLPEYDKEIIESSATLRDACGDWLCLLICPFVCAIGCGAGCVVICAAACAAPCAGCVTIWACWMCAACAIGCGGACAGLCYVIGIYGCSPGCDWLCCQI
- a CDS encoding winged helix-turn-helix domain-containing protein, with translation MSIKTVMTSGVEFLYKILKDETRRKIVLLINEKQALSHTELINQLGFLTTGRLNYHLKQLNDLLTKDAEGRYTLTEKGKLATRLLIEFPDQNRHQMGLKPKWWKKFWIAIGTSAILLTSINLIVYVLGYVSLTLLLQSFLVFFALIGTLYMVEHITVEVLSEKNRSRLLHISNFSRGIVVGFLLWLALSFIVVYSGFSQLIYDVLGRELEICITLSSLVLCLVIGTFVGKWLASRFYQTF
- a CDS encoding ABC transporter permease, which codes for MALKKGIENRVRGWIPKEPNMPSRPATISPENKPNHRNRLPKGEVRRMLVWTVMVFGFVFASIGYLHGGNALGALFLWFACVVGVSLVLDASVQFGKEFNPKLVMGILLMVINLGGALAGLYVFSLPSNFFARAFSVVMMAVAQVPMLIAVIAYVWGKKELSKKLLDWYSGRR